Proteins from a genomic interval of Lathamus discolor isolate bLatDis1 chromosome 11, bLatDis1.hap1, whole genome shotgun sequence:
- the HM13 gene encoding minor histocompatibility antigen H13 isoform X2, giving the protein MEEAAAHNGTAGAGPAAAARPPATPEGMALAYGSLVLMALLPIFFGALRSVSCAKSKNSSEMPETITSRDAARFPIVASCTLLGLYLFFKIFSQEYINLLLSMYFFVLGILALSHTISPMMNRFFPANFPNKQYQLLFTEGSGESKEEIVNYEFDTKDLVCLALSSVVGVWYLLRKHWIANNLFGLAFSLNGVELLHLNNVSTGCILLGGLFIYDVFWVFGTNVMVTVAKSFEAPIKLVFPQDLLEKGLEADNFAMLGLGDIVIPGIFIALLLRFDISLKKNTHTYFYTSFVAYIFGLGLTIFIMHIFKHAQPALLYLVPACIGFPLLVALAKGEVTELFSYEESSTPTEGPGATKDETTAASKKEQ; this is encoded by the exons ATGGAGGAGGCCGCGGCCCACAACGGCAccgccggggccgggcccgccgcGGCCGCCCGGCCGCCCGCCACCCCCGAGGGCATGGCGCTGGCCTACGGCAGCCTCGTGCTCATGGCGCTGTTGCCCATCTTCTTCGGGGCGCTGCGCTCCGTCAGCTGCGCCAAGAGCAAG AACTCCTCGGAGATGCCAGAGACCATTACCAGCCGTGATGCTGCTCGCTTCCCCATTGTTGCCAGTTGCACCCTTCTGGGGCTCTACCTCTTCTTTAAA ATATTCTCTCAAGAGTACATCAACCTTCTGCTTTCCATGTATTTCTTCGTGCTGGGGATCCTCGCCCTCTCCCACACCATCAG CCCCATGATGAACAGATTCTTCCCTGCAAATTTCCCCAACAAACAGTACCAGCTCCTCTTCACCGAGGGCTCCGGGGAGAGCAAGGAGG AAATAGTGAATTACGAGTTTGACACCAAGGATCTCGTGTGCTTGGCCCTGAGCAGTGTTGTGGGGGTCTGGTACCTGCTGAGAAAG CACTGGATTGCCAACAACCTCTTTGGGCTGGCCTTCTCCCTCAATGGGGTAGAGCTGCTGCACTTGAACAACGTCAGCACAGGCTGCATCTTGCTCGGAGGCCTCTTCATCTACGACGTCTTCTGG GTCTTTGGCACCAACGTGATGGTGACAGTTGCCAAATCATTCGAGGCCCCGATAAAAC TGGTTTTCCCTCAGGACCTGCTGGAGAAGGGGCTGGAAGCCGACAACTTTGCCATGCTGGGCCTGGGAGACATTGTCATTCCAG GGATCTTCATCGCCCTGCTGCTGCGGTTTGACATCAG cTTGAAGAAGAACACGCACACGTATTTCTACACCAGCTTTGTGGCCTACATCTTCGGGCTGGGCCTGACCATATTCATCATGCACATCTTCAAGCACGCCCAG CCCGCGCTGCTCTACCTGGTCCCCGCCTGCATCGGGTTCCCGCTGCTTGTGGCTTTGGCAAAGGGAGAAGTAACCGAACTGTTCAG
- the REM1 gene encoding GTP-binding protein REM 1, giving the protein MTLNTQRGSHSPLRRRASTPVPRPGGSCHPPLEHRASEPGARAAAPRGSWSSESSGSSGAWEPLYRVVLLGDPGVGKTSLASLFGGVQERDLLEQHGEAAYERTLCVDGEETTLLVMDTWEPEQRGKGSQCRSQCLQVGNAYVIVYSITDRGSFESASELRIQLRRARQPEDIPIILVGNKSDLVRSREVSIEEGRACAAVFDCKFIETSAALQHNVAELFEGVVRQLRLRRGGKEPHTRPAPQHRRKESLTKRARRFLDRLVARNSSKVALKFRSKSCHDLSVP; this is encoded by the exons ATGACCCTGAACACGCAACGCGGGAGCCACAGCCCGCTCCGCCGCAGGGCCAGCACCCCCGTGCCGCGGCCGGGGGGCTCCTGCCACCCGCCCCTGGAGCACCGCGCCTCGGAGCCGGGCGCCAGGGCCGCGGCGCCCCGCGGCAGTTGGTCCTCGGAGTCCTCGGGCTCCTCCGGCGCCTGGGAGCCGCTGTACCGcgtggtgctgctgggggacCCCGGCGTGGGCAAGACCAGCCTGGCCAGCCTCTTCGGCGGCGTCCAGGAGCGGGATCTGCTGGAGCAGCACGGAG AGGCCGCCTATGAGCGCACGCTGTGTGTAGATGGTGAGGAGACCACGCTGCTCGTGATGGACACATGGGAGCCGGAGCAGCGG GGCAAGGGGAGCCAGTGCCGCAGCCAGTGCCTGCAGGTCGGGAACGCCTATGTCATCGTCTACTCCATCACGGACCGGGGCAGCTTCGAGAGCGCCTCGGAGCTGCGCATCCAACTGCGCCGTGCGCGGCAGCCCGAGGACATCCCCATCATCCTGGTGGGCAACAAAAGCGACCTGGTGCGGAGCCGCGAGGTCTCCATTGAAG AGGGCCGTGCCTGCGCTGCCGTGTTCGACTGCAAGTTCATCGAGACGTCGGCGGCTCTGCAGCACAACGTGGCCGAGCTCTTCGAGGGGGTGGTGCGGCAGCTCCGCCTGCGCCGCGGGGGCAAGGAGCCCCACACGCGCCCCGCGCCGCAGCACAGGCGCAAGGAGAGCCTCACCAAGAGAGCCCGGCGCTTCCTCGACAGGTTGGTGGccaggaacagcagcaaagtgGCCCTCAAGTTCCGCTCCAAGTCCTGCCACGACCTGTCTGTGCCCTGA